The following DNA comes from Fibrobacter sp..
AGTTTGCTGTAGTTCTGGGAAGGATCTGTCCGGAGAAGGGTTATCATATTGCTATAGATGCTGCCAGAAAGGCCAATGTGCCTCTTCTGCTTGCGGGAACGGTTTTCCCTTATGCGGAGCACAGGGATTATTTTCGTACCGAAATAGAGCCAAGGCTTGATGGTTTCCGGTACAGGTACATCGGCAGTGTGGGTCCTGAGGAGAAAAAGAGATTACTTGGTGTCGCAGGATGTCTGCTTGTGCCATCGCTTGTAAACGAAACAAGTTCTCTTGTGGCAATGGAGGCACTTTCTCTGGGGGCTCCTGTGATCGCTTTCAGAAACGGTGCCCTGACGGATATTGTCCAGGATGGAGTAAATGGGTTTCTGGTGGATAGTGAGGAGGAGATGGCGGAGGCGATAAGGAGGGCTGATAAGATAGATCCTGTAAAGTGTTATGAAATTGCAAAGAAGAAATACAATGTTGAACGAATGATCAGCCGCTATTTTGACATTTACAAAATGCTGATCGGAAGCGGCAGGAACAGTCTTTACGGGCATTCTGTTGATGACAACAATCAGTTAAGGGATTGCGCATGAGCAGAATTGTAGAGATAGGTGAAGACAAACTGGAAGGTTTTAGAGGGGAGTGGACAGAGTTATTTGCGGCATGCAAGGATTCCACTCCCTTTCAGCATCCTGAATGGATAATCCCCTGGTGGAGGAATTTCGGGGGAAGCACTTTTAAGATGGCTGCCTTTTACGATAGTGGTGTCCTGGCCGGGCTGGCTCCGGTTTTTATTTACAGGGCAGAAAACGGGATACGCAGGGCGTGTTTCACAGGAACCGGAATAAGTGATTATCTCAATATCATGGCTTCCTGCGGTAATGAGAAGCGATTTGCGATGATATTCTCTGAGTACCTGGCTGAAATTTCGGATCAGTGGGATGAGTGTGATCTGCAGGATATCCCGGAGGGCAGTGCGCTTCTGTTGCTTGATTTTTCCAGGGAGTTCCTTGTGGATAAGGGGAAATGGAACGTGTGTCCGTATCTGGAGCTGCCTGTGAGTCCCGGGATGTTTGAGTACTGTTTCCCAAAGAAGCTCCGGAAGAATATCCGTGCAGTTTCCAGGGAACTTTCCAGATCCGGCGGGTTTCGTATCGAGATTGCGGAAAAGGGTCAATTGAACCTTTTCCTTTCTGAACTGTTCAGGCTTCACGAAGCGAGATGGGCAAGCAAACACCAGCATGGGGTACTTGATGGTGAGATGCTGAAGAGATTCTATATCGAATCTGCGCCGGGGCTTCTGGAGAGTGGTCTGCTGCGGCTTTACCTGTTAAGATTCAGGGATAAGGCGATTGCAGGATATTATGTGCTTTCCACAGGAGATCGGGCTTATGCATATCTGGGAGGATTTGATCCATCTTTCAGTGATTTCAGCCCTGGAGCACTTGCGCTTTTTCATGTTATAAAAGATTCACTCGGCAGAGGAGCAAAGATATTTGATTTCATGCGCGGAGGGGAAGCGTACAAATACTACTGGGGACCAAAGGAGAAGCATAATTACAGAATCGTAATCAGAAAAAGGAAAGTATAGATTATCCAGTGTCCTTATCGGGGTCGGAATCGGTATCGGCATCGTCTTAACAATCTTAATCATCTTTAATCAGGATAATCAGGTTAATCAGTGGTGACTTTCTTATTGATTCGTCATGGCCATTGTCCTCATGTCGGCAATTATCTTGCCGGAAGGTCCCCTGGAATTCGTCTTGACGATGAGGGAATACGGGAGGTGAGATCACTTGCGGGCAGGATAAGAAGGATTCATCTGGATGAGATAGTTTCAAGTCCTCTGGAGAGGTCTGTGGAAACAGCATCTGTTATTGCTGAGGGGAGGGGGCTGGAGATAAAAATCAGCGATGCGGTAAATGAGGTTGACTGTGGTGAGTGGACAGGGAAGAGTTTCAGGGAACTTGAGAAAGATCCTGTGTGGATATCTTTTAACAGATACAGGAGTGTCACAAGGATACCCGGAGGGGAGATGATTGTCGAGGTTTTATCCCGGATGAGCCGGTTTATGGAGGAGAAGCGCAGGGAGGGGAAGGAGGTTGTGGCCATAGTCAGTCATGGTGACCCTATCCGTGCTGTTATTACTCACTACCTGGGGCTGCCTGTGGATTTCAAAACCCGTTTCGAGATCCATACCTCTTCGGTCAGTGTAATTACTCTGGATGATTACGGCGCGAGTTTAAAGTGTCTCAACCACACAGGTACATTGAATGAAAAAGGGCTGGTATGATTGTTTACCGCAATTACCGGCAACCTGTTCCTGTAAAGGAGTGTAGCTCAAGGATCAGGAAAATTATTGGAAGGATCAGGGGTCAGCTTTATCCTGACTATCAGGATGTCATCTCTTTACTGATAGAGTGCGGCGAACTTGAGACAGGTATAACCGATTTCCTGTTTCCGGACAGGGACAGTATCTTTTCAGCCAGAACCGAAATGCTGCGGAAACTCTCGTTAATAGCGGGCCGGGTGGTGTGCAGGTTGTGGGAGAGACAGAAATTAGATCGAGGTGAAATAGACAAAGCAGAAGAGATGCTTTCTGAGATCGAATCATGGGAAATAAGGAGTATTCTGCTGAGTGTTCCTGAGGGATTTGCTTATTACAGCTTGTATCCTGAGGCTTATATTGAGGCTGCTTGCCGGTTCAGGGGTAGAATCTCGACTGAATCGGTTCTGGTAATAGGTTTACGTAGCATAGGCACATCGCTCTCTTCTCTGGTGAGTGCCCAGTTGGAGCTGATGGGATGCAGTGTAAAATCATTCACTCTCCGTCCAAGGGGACATCCCTTTTCGAGGAGCGCTCAGATTGACAAAGAAACAGAGGAGTATATCTCCGGCTGTAAGAACAGTTTTATAGCTGTTGTGGATGAGGGGCCGGGGCTCAGCGGGTCATCACTGGGCGGAACTCTTGAAATGCTCAGGGGAATTGGTTTAACAGAGGAGAGAACAGTAATTTTTCCGAGCTGGATTCCTGACAGTAACCGGTTTATAAACAGAAATGCACGTGAGCTGTGGCCCAGATACAGGAAATTTGTAGGAAGTTTTGATCAGTTATGGGTGGAGAGTGGCAGGCTTCAGAGCAGTTTTGGCATGAAGATAGAAAGAGATCTCTCTGCCGGAATGTGGAGGTATCTGCACTATTCATCAGAAAAGGATTACCCCGGAGTTCATCATCATCATGAAAGGAGAAAATATCTCCTTCGTGGGGATAATACTTACTTTCTGGCTAAATTTGCGGGGCTGGGGAGATACGGGATTGATCTGGCGGAAAGGGCAGAAAAGTTTACCGGGAATGGGTTTTGTCCTGCTGTGGAAAAGATCTCCGATGGGTTTGTGGTGATGGAGTATCTGGATGGCAGGCCGGTACGTCCGGATGATGTAAATGACAAGTTTCTTGAAAGAGCTGCATCATACTGTGCATTTATAAGAAATCATTTTCCATCATCGCTGACAGTCACTCTTGACGAGATGCAGGAGATGATTCTTGAAAATGTGAGGGAAGGAATCGGGGTGGAGTGGTGTAAACGTGTTGAGAGTGCCTGCGATGCAGCGGTTGAGTATTACGGGATGGAACCGGTGGAGATTGACGGCAGGATGATGCCTCATGAGTGGATATTGACAGATAAAGGAATTTTCAAGACCGACCATCTGGAACATCATAGCGACCAGTTTTTCCATGGCAGCCAGAATATTGCCTGGGATATTGCAGGTTTCTGTGAGGAGTT
Coding sequences within:
- a CDS encoding glycosyltransferase family 4 protein; this encodes MKYSILNVAYPFSALSSSVAGGAEQVLLALDSAIVNNGHRSFVLASKGSQVRGKLVEGISHDGIIDRKKCVEEYRKYREILEKTIVSENIDLVHFHGLDFIEYLPSTGIPMLVTLHLPLDWYKKGSFDGREGLYFNCVSQSQQKSAFFSRGLLESVENGIPVQDFPPRRRRGKFAVVLGRICPEKGYHIAIDAARKANVPLLLAGTVFPYAEHRDYFRTEIEPRLDGFRYRYIGSVGPEEKKRLLGVAGCLLVPSLVNETSSLVAMEALSLGAPVIAFRNGALTDIVQDGVNGFLVDSEEEMAEAIRRADKIDPVKCYEIAKKKYNVERMISRYFDIYKMLIGSGRNSLYGHSVDDNNQLRDCA
- a CDS encoding GNAT family N-acetyltransferase; its protein translation is MSRIVEIGEDKLEGFRGEWTELFAACKDSTPFQHPEWIIPWWRNFGGSTFKMAAFYDSGVLAGLAPVFIYRAENGIRRACFTGTGISDYLNIMASCGNEKRFAMIFSEYLAEISDQWDECDLQDIPEGSALLLLDFSREFLVDKGKWNVCPYLELPVSPGMFEYCFPKKLRKNIRAVSRELSRSGGFRIEIAEKGQLNLFLSELFRLHEARWASKHQHGVLDGEMLKRFYIESAPGLLESGLLRLYLLRFRDKAIAGYYVLSTGDRAYAYLGGFDPSFSDFSPGALALFHVIKDSLGRGAKIFDFMRGGEAYKYYWGPKEKHNYRIVIRKRKV
- a CDS encoding phosphoglycerate mutase; this translates as MVTFLLIRHGHCPHVGNYLAGRSPGIRLDDEGIREVRSLAGRIRRIHLDEIVSSPLERSVETASVIAEGRGLEIKISDAVNEVDCGEWTGKSFRELEKDPVWISFNRYRSVTRIPGGEMIVEVLSRMSRFMEEKRREGKEVVAIVSHGDPIRAVITHYLGLPVDFKTRFEIHTSSVSVITLDDYGASLKCLNHTGTLNEKGLV